The Halanaerobium praevalens DSM 2228 genome contains a region encoding:
- the atpE gene encoding ATP synthase F0 subunit C — translation MVEFAPEVIDTVIRASALLGAGFAMIAGIGPGIGQGYAAGKAVESVARDPEARGNIITTMLLGQAVAESTGIYSLVIAIVLIFTI, via the coding sequence ATGGTAGAATTCGCACCAGAAGTTATTGACACAGTTATTAGAGCATCAGCCCTATTAGGAGCAGGTTTTGCAATGATTGCAGGTATCGGTCCTGGTATTGGTCAGGGTTATGCAGCTGGTAAAGCTGTAGAATCTGTAGCTAGAGATCCAGAAGCTAGAGGTAATATTATTACAACTATGCTTTTAGGTCAGGCTGTTGCTGAGTCAACAGGTATTTATTCTCTGGTTATTGCCATTGTTTTAATCTTTACAATATAG
- the atpF gene encoding F0F1 ATP synthase subunit B translates to MVNINTTMLWQLVNFFVLLFLLRKFLYAPIKGMLDQRAAQINGDLDDAEARRKEAEELKAKYEQKLKEAHSEAQEIIDNAETRANKKAKEIINEAEEKAENLKAKKLEEIEQAKKEATAELRDSLADYTILAANNLIQEQLDKEKHQQMIMSFIDDLDKEKMGELQ, encoded by the coding sequence TTGGTTAATATTAATACTACAATGTTATGGCAGTTAGTTAACTTTTTTGTTCTTCTCTTTTTATTGCGCAAATTTCTTTATGCACCAATTAAAGGTATGCTTGATCAAAGAGCAGCCCAAATTAATGGTGATTTAGATGATGCTGAAGCAAGAAGAAAAGAAGCAGAAGAATTGAAGGCTAAATATGAGCAAAAGCTTAAAGAAGCTCATAGTGAAGCCCAAGAAATTATAGATAATGCCGAAACAAGAGCAAATAAAAAAGCTAAAGAAATTATAAATGAGGCAGAAGAAAAAGCTGAGAATTTAAAGGCCAAGAAGTTAGAAGAAATAGAACAGGCTAAAAAGGAAGCAACTGCTGAACTTAGAGACAGTCTTGCTGACTATACAATTTTGGCAGCAAACAATCTAATCCAGGAGCAGTTAGACAAAGAAAAACATCAACAGATGATTATGAGTTTTATAGATGATCTGGATAAAGAGAAAATGGGTGAGCTACAATGA
- the atpH gene encoding ATP synthase F1 subunit delta, translating to MKNEVASKYSRALFALGKDHENLLELKDSLAEFWQLVLENEDLNQLLFHQRIMPADKKRTLNEIFAEELSDDILHFLFILIDKRREFFLESIIKEFNNLVDDAESILHVKVTSAVELDDSILAKLKEKLNSLLDYNIKIENKIDEEIIAGIVLKIEDYIIDGSLRNGLSSLEQKLKSIPVSKLGVN from the coding sequence ATGAAAAATGAGGTAGCCTCTAAATACAGTAGAGCATTATTTGCGCTGGGAAAAGACCATGAAAACCTTTTAGAATTAAAAGATTCTCTGGCAGAATTCTGGCAGCTTGTGCTGGAAAATGAGGATTTAAATCAACTTCTTTTTCATCAGCGGATAATGCCAGCTGATAAAAAGAGAACTCTAAATGAAATTTTTGCAGAAGAGTTAAGTGATGATATCTTGCATTTTCTTTTTATTTTAATTGATAAAAGAAGAGAATTCTTTTTAGAATCAATTATCAAAGAATTTAATAATTTAGTTGATGATGCTGAAAGTATTTTACATGTTAAGGTAACTTCAGCTGTAGAACTAGATGATTCAATTCTTGCTAAGTTGAAAGAAAAACTAAATTCATTATTAGATTATAATATTAAAATCGAAAATAAAATTGATGAAGAAATCATTGCTGGTATTGTTTTAAAAATAGAAGATTATATTATTGATGGTAGTCTGCGGAATGGACTTAGTTCCTTAGAGCAGAAGCTTAAATCGATTCCAGTAAGTAAGTTAGGGGTGAATTAA